The genomic DNA AGGTAAAGCGCCATCAAAGGTTCAAAGTGCGGCTGTGGTTGAGCGGCCATAATGCGCTCACGATAGGCTAAGGCCATCTCAGTGGTGGTTACAGGGGGAACCGTGTTAGGCATGATCAGCGCGCGGCCGTTATAACGGCTGATGTCGCGTACAGTATCGGCCAGTACATCGCCATCGCGAAGGTGAACGTGCCAGTCGTCTGGTCGTGTAATCGTCAGTGTTGTCATTGAGTGCTCCCACCATGAATGCATGAAATGATTGGAGCCTAAAGCGTCGCGCAAACGCTTCCGCTTAGGCGACAGGATGATAGTGGAAAGTGTAATCCATTTCATCCTTTATTTAATTTCAGCAGGTTATCCCTTGCCTACTTGAAGCTGTAGCGGTGTTGACTGCAACTCCAAGTCGTCTGGGTATAGCCACGAATTCATCGGGCTGGAAATACCCCCTTGTTGCAACAACTTGTTAGTCTGAAGTGACAATTTGTTCTATGATGTTGCGCAAATTCCCCCGTTCTACTTGAAGCTGCAGCGGTGTTGGCTACGTTCGTTCACCCCAACTACATAGTTTGTCTATGCTCATGGGGATTCACTCACTTGCGCCTACCTGTAACTCCAAGTCGTTTGGGTATTACAACAGCAAAAGGAAGCAGCATGTCGACGGGACACTTATCTCAAATCAATGTCTTTCCAGTGAAATCGTTAGGCGGGCTGGTGCTGTCGTCCGCTTGGGTAGAAAAGCAAGGCTTAACCTTTGATCGTCGTTTTATGTTGGCACTGTCTGACGGAAGTATGGTGACGGCGCGTAAATTTCCGCAAATGGTGCTGATCAAAACCTCGCTGCGCCATGACGGTGTACTGTTTTCCGCACAAGGTCATCCCTCGCTTATCATCCGTTATGCAGATTTCAAGTTGCAACCTGTACCCGCGCAAGTTTGGGCGGATAATTTCACCGCGTACACCACCACCGATGAAGCAGACGATTGGTTTAGTACGGTATTGGGGATTCGTGTTGAGCTCTTATACAGCGGCGAGCAATCCAATCGTGTGCGTGAAAAAGTGGGACACAATGTCAGCTTTGCGGATGGCTATCCGATGTTGGTGATCAGCCAAGCATCGTTGGATGAACTCAACCGCCGCAGCCCTGAGTTTCATTCAATGGATCAATTTCGTACCAATTTAGTTGTTTCTGGGACAGAGCCCTTTGCCGAAGACAGTTGGAAGCGTATCCGTATCGGCGAAGTGGAGTTTGAAGCCGTCAAACCTTGCGAACGCTGCATTTTAACCACGGTTGAAGTGAAGAAAGGGGCGTTTAGGCCAACCAAAGAGCCGCTGCGTACTCTCTCACAATTTCGTGCTAATGAGCGCGGTGGCGTGTTTTTCGGGCAAAACTTGGTTGCCAAAAATGAAGGAATGATTCGAGCGGGCGATCCGATTGAAGTGTTGGAATATAAAGAGAAAGAAGTTTACCCAGACCAAGGGATCAGCCACTTCACATTGACTTGTGTTGAGCGCGAAGAGATCGCCCGTGATTTTGTGACTTTCTGGCTAGAGCCAACCCAAGAAATCGCTACCCAGTATTTGCCGGGGCAATATCTGCCAATTGAAATGGTGATTGAGGGTGAGCCTGTGCAGCGTTACTACACGCTTTCCTCTAGCCCATCGCGTCCGGGACGTTTAGCGATTTCGGTCAAGCGTATTGATGGCGGGCGAGTTTCTAATTGGTTGCAAGAGAATTTGCAGATTGGCACGACCTTGACCGCGCAGCATCCGGCGGGTCATTTCCATCTGGATACCACCGCACCACAACCACTACTGCTGCTTTCGGCGGGCAGTGGTGTTACGCCAATGTTGTCTATGCTGCGTTATCTGGCTGACCATAACCAAGTGGATGATGTGGTGTTTTATCATCAATGCCGCAGTGAGCAAGACATTCCTTGCCGAGCGGAACTGGATGCGTTGGCAAAACAACATGCTGGGTTAACGCTCCTCTATGCGTTAACCCAACCTTCGCCGCAGTGGCAAGGGGAGCAAGGTCGCTTATCTCTGTCGCACATTAAACGCATTCCCAACCTTTCTTCTCGCCAAGTGTTTGTGTGTGGCCCAGACGGTTTTATGCAAAAAGCTAAGAATTTGCTGCTCAAACAAGGGGTAGCGGAATCGGCCTATCATCAAGAAGCCTTTGGTGCGGTACAAGTTGCACCGCGAGAAAAGAAAGAGGTAACTCTCAGTTTCAATGGCATTCAAGTCTCTGCGGATAATCAAAAAACCTTGCTGGAGCATGCTGAAGACGCTGGTGTGAGAATACCCAATAGCTGCCGTGCGGGTATTTGTGGGGCGTGTAAAGTGAAAGTAAAGTCAGGTTTAGTGGAGCAACCTAAAGTCCCAGCTTTGATGGATCATGAACGCTCGATGGGAATGGCTTTGGCTTGCTGCTCGGTGGCCGACACGGATCTGGATGTTGAGTTTTAGCCGTTCTCGTTTGAGCACATAAAAAAACCTCCCGATGGGAGGTCTTTGTTTATTGGCTAAGGTTACACCTTGAATTTATTCAAGATTGCATCCTGTTCACGGATATTTTCCGTTTGGATCTGCATCGACATGTTCGCTTCATCAGCGGACTCAGCAACTTGATCCGACAGGTCTTTAATCTTAACGGTGTTGTTGTTGATCTCTTCTGCAACTAGGCTTTGTTCTTCTGCAGCGGAGGCGATTTGAATATTCATATCGCTGATCTGCTGAATCGCAAAACGGATTTTTTCTAACGCTTCATTCGC from Vibrio tarriae includes the following:
- a CDS encoding hybrid-cluster NAD(P)-dependent oxidoreductase, giving the protein MSTGHLSQINVFPVKSLGGLVLSSAWVEKQGLTFDRRFMLALSDGSMVTARKFPQMVLIKTSLRHDGVLFSAQGHPSLIIRYADFKLQPVPAQVWADNFTAYTTTDEADDWFSTVLGIRVELLYSGEQSNRVREKVGHNVSFADGYPMLVISQASLDELNRRSPEFHSMDQFRTNLVVSGTEPFAEDSWKRIRIGEVEFEAVKPCERCILTTVEVKKGAFRPTKEPLRTLSQFRANERGGVFFGQNLVAKNEGMIRAGDPIEVLEYKEKEVYPDQGISHFTLTCVEREEIARDFVTFWLEPTQEIATQYLPGQYLPIEMVIEGEPVQRYYTLSSSPSRPGRLAISVKRIDGGRVSNWLQENLQIGTTLTAQHPAGHFHLDTTAPQPLLLLSAGSGVTPMLSMLRYLADHNQVDDVVFYHQCRSEQDIPCRAELDALAKQHAGLTLLYALTQPSPQWQGEQGRLSLSHIKRIPNLSSRQVFVCGPDGFMQKAKNLLLKQGVAESAYHQEAFGAVQVAPREKKEVTLSFNGIQVSADNQKTLLEHAEDAGVRIPNSCRAGICGACKVKVKSGLVEQPKVPALMDHERSMGMALACCSVADTDLDVEF